A single genomic interval of Methanocalculus natronophilus harbors:
- a CDS encoding phospholipase D-like domain-containing protein, producing the protein MHRLLLGILLLLCIPQAVCGITVTAFCPDPYLPYDPDEFIILTGQGSLDGWTITDGEGTLSFPPGTWIDGDLIIARQAEAYKITHGTYPDFEWENSTPAVPGLDHVGRFILANAADEIELYYHGELMFEVHWPRDLRPRRGQVHRYIDGVWNPRPFMIGQSDFEPIRVEDVAATLFVSPDSSYEVFEEAIRSADRSIQVSVYEFTHTGIGDLLADAHNRGVEVHILLEGIPVGGVCPDQTHLLTRLNQSGIPVDLMGSPGSGEPTRYRFMHAKYLVIDSESVILTSENLKESGIPYTGVRGNRGWGVWIHDTRVAEYFGMVFAEDSTGWDIFPITLASTRHEPAEYRVTPQQSRFAPLRIEGATVTPVISPDTSYLVPALVNEAEHSLAIQQAYIRNWTRNAPNPWLDAATGAAGRGVDVRIILDSTWYNLQGERGNDYIVGLVNTHAAETDHALEARLFDPDRGGASRIHTKGVIVDDRAVLISSINWNENSPMNNRETGVIIEHPDAAAYYMRVFEDDWSNEYTLPGDVISTDDLLKPAIAVAVILFFAGIVIGRRMKEK; encoded by the coding sequence ATGCACAGGTTGCTTCTTGGTATTCTTCTCCTTCTCTGTATCCCCCAGGCAGTCTGCGGGATCACTGTCACAGCCTTCTGCCCGGATCCCTATCTCCCCTATGATCCTGATGAATTTATCATTCTCACCGGTCAGGGCAGCCTTGACGGCTGGACGATCACCGATGGTGAAGGGACCCTCAGCTTCCCTCCCGGCACATGGATAGACGGGGATCTCATCATCGCCAGGCAGGCCGAAGCCTACAAAATAACACATGGAACATACCCGGATTTTGAATGGGAAAACTCTACACCTGCGGTTCCAGGTCTCGATCACGTCGGCAGGTTCATCCTGGCAAATGCCGCTGATGAGATTGAACTGTATTACCATGGTGAGCTCATGTTTGAGGTTCACTGGCCGCGGGATCTCCGCCCCCGGAGAGGGCAGGTGCACAGGTATATCGATGGTGTCTGGAACCCGCGCCCATTCATGATCGGCCAATCCGATTTTGAGCCGATCCGGGTTGAAGATGTTGCAGCCACACTCTTTGTCTCCCCTGATTCGTCCTACGAGGTCTTCGAGGAGGCTATCCGGTCTGCCGACCGTTCCATCCAGGTTAGTGTCTACGAGTTTACCCATACCGGTATCGGCGACCTGCTTGCGGATGCACACAACCGGGGCGTGGAGGTGCATATCCTGCTTGAAGGAATCCCGGTCGGCGGGGTATGCCCTGATCAGACCCATCTCCTGACCCGGCTGAACCAGTCGGGCATCCCAGTTGATCTGATGGGCAGTCCGGGCAGCGGGGAACCGACCCGCTACCGGTTCATGCATGCAAAATACCTCGTCATCGATTCCGAATCTGTCATTCTGACCAGTGAGAATCTCAAGGAGAGCGGTATCCCCTATACCGGTGTCAGGGGAAACAGGGGATGGGGTGTCTGGATACACGACACCCGGGTAGCAGAGTACTTCGGCATGGTCTTTGCTGAAGATTCGACAGGATGGGACATCTTTCCGATCACGCTGGCCAGTACCCGGCACGAGCCTGCGGAATACCGGGTGACGCCGCAGCAATCCCGGTTTGCGCCTCTTCGGATCGAAGGGGCAACAGTTACCCCTGTCATCTCTCCAGATACATCATACCTTGTCCCTGCACTCGTCAATGAAGCAGAGCACTCACTTGCCATCCAGCAGGCATATATCAGGAACTGGACCAGGAACGCTCCAAACCCCTGGCTGGATGCGGCAACAGGGGCGGCCGGAAGGGGCGTTGATGTCCGTATCATCCTTGATTCAACATGGTACAATCTCCAGGGCGAGAGAGGAAACGACTACATTGTGGGTCTTGTCAATACTCATGCAGCAGAGACTGATCACGCCCTTGAGGCAAGGCTCTTTGATCCCGATCGTGGCGGGGCGTCCCGCATCCATACCAAGGGCGTGATCGTTGATGATCGGGCGGTTCTCATATCCAGTATCAACTGGAACGAGAACTCTCCGATGAACAACCGTGAAACAGGAGTCATCATCGAACACCCCGATGCAGCCGCATACTATATGCGGGTCTTTGAAGATGACTGGAGCAATGAATATACCCTCCCAGGGGACGTTATATCCACAGATGATCTCCTGAAACCCGCCATAGCGGTTGCTGTCATCCTTTTCTTTGCAGGAATTGTGATCGGAAGAAGGATGAAAGAAAAATAG
- a CDS encoding transcriptional regulator — MKKTCCDIMLCDELARNYLPRMRAELVYRLVNGQGVRQSEVSRRLGISRAAISQYLSRKRGSGEIEVSDDMAAMLDRWAFAVMNEEQGNITICDICQCAKKGKR, encoded by the coding sequence ATGAAGAAGACCTGCTGCGATATCATGCTCTGTGACGAGCTGGCACGGAATTATCTACCCCGTATGAGAGCGGAGCTTGTGTACCGGCTCGTCAACGGCCAGGGTGTCCGGCAGAGCGAAGTATCGCGGAGGCTCGGCATATCACGCGCAGCCATATCCCAGTACCTGAGCAGGAAACGGGGATCTGGTGAGATTGAAGTCTCAGATGACATGGCTGCCATGCTTGACCGCTGGGCTTTTGCAGTTATGAACGAAGAGCAGGGCAATATCACAATCTGTGATATCTGCCAGTGCGCAAAGAAAGGAAAGAGATAA
- a CDS encoding diacylglycerol/polyprenol kinase family protein: protein MKELLRQASHLLFGVGAAALILILDREYAIVFFTFILFIGFLLLEIFTRGYSPPVLGTIMKWLERKRTVPAQGALAFVVGILICIVFFPMTIAAVAVLALGIHDSISTIVGVKYGKHRIYQKKTLEGTLAGMLATTAVLALLIAPLLALITAAATAVIELYSPIDDNLVIPISICLLLWILV from the coding sequence ATGAAAGAGCTCCTCCGCCAGGCAAGCCACCTCCTCTTCGGAGTAGGTGCTGCCGCCCTCATTCTTATCCTTGATCGCGAGTATGCCATCGTTTTCTTCACCTTTATCCTCTTCATCGGCTTTCTCCTCCTTGAAATCTTTACACGCGGGTACTCGCCTCCGGTGCTCGGCACGATCATGAAATGGCTGGAACGGAAGCGCACCGTCCCGGCACAGGGTGCGCTTGCGTTTGTTGTCGGGATTCTGATCTGTATCGTCTTCTTCCCGATGACGATTGCTGCAGTTGCTGTTCTTGCACTCGGAATCCATGACTCCATCTCGACGATAGTGGGAGTGAAGTATGGAAAACACCGGATTTATCAGAAGAAGACGCTTGAGGGGACACTAGCAGGCATGCTTGCAACAACAGCAGTCCTTGCTCTCCTCATCGCCCCGCTCCTTGCTCTCATCACCGCGGCTGCAACAGCAGTAATCGAGCTCTATTCGCCAATTGATGACAACCTTGTCATCCCGATCAGCATCTGCCTGCTGCTCTGGATACTGGTCTGA
- a CDS encoding malate dehydrogenase, whose translation MVKVTIIGATGQVGSYAAHAISQIAQIKEVCLFGREGNQQYLEGLSRDMRDSFAARGTNTRISWSCDEKDLRGSDIIILTSGVARKADESRLDLAIKNAAVVAEYAEKIGRTASDTLLFVITNPVDVMTAVALRYSHLPPHRVFGLGTHLDSMRLKSCIAEFFNVHVSEVHTRIIGEHGDTMVPLWSATTIGGIQISNLPAFSSLPKEKMMEMVKTSGSLIIKAKGSTVYGPGDAIATIIRTIVEDEHRILTVSTFIRQEVHDIGSVCIGVPARLTRGGAFPVPIKLSDEEVDAFRTSTEQIRTVTKNVFSTLETMNKEKEN comes from the coding sequence ATGGTGAAAGTGACGATCATCGGAGCGACAGGGCAGGTTGGATCGTATGCTGCCCATGCCATTTCGCAGATAGCCCAGATCAAGGAGGTCTGCCTCTTTGGCCGTGAGGGGAACCAGCAGTACCTGGAAGGTCTCTCCCGCGATATGCGGGATTCATTTGCCGCGCGCGGCACGAATACCAGGATAAGCTGGAGCTGTGATGAAAAGGATCTCCGTGGATCTGACATTATCATCCTGACTTCAGGCGTGGCACGAAAGGCAGACGAGAGCAGACTCGATCTCGCCATTAAAAACGCGGCGGTTGTCGCAGAGTATGCTGAAAAAATCGGCAGAACCGCATCAGATACGCTTCTTTTTGTTATTACCAACCCGGTCGACGTCATGACCGCAGTTGCCCTCAGGTACTCACATCTCCCGCCTCACAGGGTATTTGGGCTTGGCACACACCTTGACTCGATGAGGCTGAAATCCTGTATTGCCGAATTCTTCAATGTGCATGTCTCAGAAGTCCATACCAGGATCATCGGTGAACACGGCGACACGATGGTGCCCCTCTGGTCTGCAACAACGATCGGTGGCATCCAGATAAGCAACCTGCCTGCATTCTCGTCTCTTCCCAAAGAGAAGATGATGGAGATGGTCAAGACGAGCGGATCCCTAATCATCAAGGCAAAAGGCTCAACCGTCTATGGGCCAGGTGATGCGATAGCAACAATCATCAGGACTATTGTTGAAGATGAACACCGTATCCTGACTGTTTCGACATTCATCAGACAGGAGGTTCACGATATCGGCAGTGTCTGTATCGGTGTGCCTGCACGTCTCACGCGGGGCGGCGCTTTTCCGGTTCCAATCAAGCTCTCAGATGAGGAAGTTGACGCATTCCGTACATCAACAGAACAGATCCGGACTGTTACAAAGAATGTCTTTTCGACGCTTGAGACGATGAACAAAGAAAAAGAGAATTAG
- a CDS encoding winged helix-turn-helix transcriptional regulator yields the protein MQTQVLPPSSLKVLHLLEQGGSMTHKDIVQESSLAPRTVRYALKRLKEQGLIIEKFNFRDARQIIYESKSDEAQMATA from the coding sequence ATGCAAACCCAGGTGCTCCCACCCTCATCACTGAAGGTGCTTCACCTTCTTGAGCAGGGTGGCTCCATGACACATAAGGACATCGTACAGGAGAGCAGTCTGGCACCCAGAACAGTGCGCTACGCATTAAAGAGACTCAAAGAACAGGGTCTCATCATTGAGAAGTTCAACTTCAGGGATGCACGGCAGATCATCTACGAGTCCAAAAGTGACGAAGCCCAGATGGCAACCGCATGA
- a CDS encoding uridylate kinase, which yields MEAVVVKLGGSLIEFVPRLVEVIRTSERRVLVVPGGGIFADRIRELHPPPDAAHWMAIAAMEQFAHYIASFGIPPVEDPRGIQKTSVLLPYCLLRKKDPLPHSWDITSDTIAAWVAWYLDLPLLVLKSQDGIMIQGTMLKEMTEPLSTDTVDPAFPGFVLERGIRAAIINGREPGRVRRALIGDRLYGTLINCRTEEL from the coding sequence ATGGAGGCAGTCGTTGTCAAGCTGGGTGGAAGTCTCATTGAATTTGTTCCCCGGCTCGTGGAGGTGATCAGGACTTCGGAGAGGAGGGTGCTTGTCGTTCCAGGAGGAGGCATCTTTGCAGACCGGATCCGTGAGTTACATCCCCCGCCTGATGCCGCACACTGGATGGCTATTGCTGCAATGGAGCAGTTTGCCCACTATATTGCTTCGTTTGGAATACCACCTGTTGAGGATCCACGCGGGATACAGAAGACGTCAGTGCTCCTGCCATACTGCCTGCTCCGGAAGAAGGATCCCCTGCCGCATTCCTGGGATATCACCTCTGATACGATCGCTGCCTGGGTTGCATGGTACCTGGATCTCCCGCTGCTGGTTCTGAAGTCTCAGGATGGGATCATGATTCAGGGAACCATGCTGAAGGAGATGACAGAGCCCCTCAGCACTGATACGGTTGATCCGGCATTCCCCGGGTTTGTTCTTGAGAGGGGGATCAGAGCGGCAATTATCAATGGAAGAGAGCCCGGGAGAGTCAGGCGTGCGCTGATTGGAGATCGGCTTTACGGAACACTGATCAACTGCAGGACAGAGGAATTATAA
- a CDS encoding cupin domain-containing protein, translated as MKKGFAADIETETVKNTDFRRVLYTGKYSQLVLMSLKPGEEIGSEVHDDIDQFFRFEEGEGTVVIDGVEHAVKDGTAVIVPAGAEHNVINTSSAGDLRLYTLYAPPEHKDGTIHATKAVADAAHEHFDGRTTE; from the coding sequence ATGAAGAAAGGTTTTGCAGCAGATATTGAGACAGAGACCGTAAAGAACACCGATTTCCGCAGAGTCCTCTATACAGGAAAGTACAGCCAGCTCGTGCTGATGAGCTTAAAGCCCGGCGAAGAGATCGGATCAGAAGTCCATGATGACATCGACCAGTTCTTCCGCTTCGAGGAGGGAGAAGGAACAGTCGTCATTGACGGTGTGGAACATGCCGTGAAAGACGGAACGGCGGTCATCGTCCCTGCAGGTGCAGAGCATAACGTGATCAACACCTCCTCAGCTGGTGATCTCCGGCTCTATACCCTCTATGCCCCCCCGGAACACAAGGACGGAACCATCCACGCAACAAAAGCAGTGGCCGATGCCGCCCATGAGCATTTCGACGGCAGAACGACCGAGTAA
- a CDS encoding zinc finger domain-containing protein, producing MAIAKCTSCNAPLAERGATEFKCPECSELIRRCARCRLQSIPYVCQTCGFQGP from the coding sequence ATGGCAATAGCAAAATGTACATCATGTAATGCCCCCCTTGCTGAACGGGGAGCGACCGAGTTCAAATGTCCTGAGTGCTCCGAGCTGATACGCCGGTGTGCCAGGTGCAGATTGCAGAGCATTCCGTATGTCTGCCAGACCTGTGGATTCCAGGGGCCGTGA
- a CDS encoding hybrid sensor histidine kinase/response regulator — protein MDDDPELQTALKAFLEKSEEVRVDTAGSAEAALPMLETCRYHAVVSDDLCTSSTGMDGRAFVQALRERGDRTPVLFFSERGGEEFIISAFESGVDFTLLKGDNPESRFAELERKIRKAVALRGCEDGERRTEDEERVRAEKYQILVDRASQMLFVHDLSGAFLDVNEKSVQNTGYSREELLSMTVWDIDPDTEEHEFTEWLWKESKPYEEMIFETRHQRKDGSVYPAEVHATKVILHGEPCIMALATDITDRKEAEAELRENEKTFRGIIENFQDIYYRTDLEGRVRMVSPSAARILGYDSIEEIVGVPASDFWVNPDERDEFMKRITEEGRVHDYEVLFRKRDGTTLPASVSSSCYFDDSGAFAGIEGVVRDISQRKHADEALRQSEAEKSAIFHALPVMLTYYDTDMKVLYANQVSGDSVGQRPEEMVGRHCYEIWQNRSEPCPDCPVIRSMTTGMVEEGEVVVPDGRIFLIRGCPVYDEEGEISGLIEFGMDITERRRAEFDLAAAQMRLKEAHQLANIGVWDWVEATDSMTWSEELYSIAGRDPALPALNYQEHEPLYTPASWALLKPAIHRTLEAGEPFSLELEMVRPDGSIRNVHALGRRSHDFNGSCIGLHGAVQDITRRKETEEALQMANNKLRILAGITRHDIQNKLMTLQGYLELTSQQAEDLGKSGYLAEIDRAAREIQRQIEFTRTYEELGMRQPVWQAVRDLISTVSDSGMPVEVDCVGYQVLADPMIEMVFANLMANTIRHAEGASRVTIWCEERDGRLAILWEDDGPGIPDDQKERIFERGVGRNTGFGLFLSREILSITGIAIAECGAYGTGAGFEILVPKTGWKRHSGNT, from the coding sequence GTGGATGATGACCCGGAGCTTCAGACAGCTCTGAAGGCTTTTCTTGAAAAGAGTGAGGAAGTACGGGTTGATACCGCAGGCTCGGCTGAAGCAGCGTTGCCGATGCTTGAGACGTGCAGGTATCATGCAGTCGTCTCAGACGATCTCTGTACCAGCAGTACCGGAATGGATGGGAGAGCCTTTGTCCAGGCACTCCGGGAGCGGGGCGACAGAACACCTGTTCTCTTCTTCTCAGAGAGAGGAGGAGAGGAGTTCATCATTTCAGCCTTTGAGAGCGGCGTGGATTTCACGCTCCTGAAAGGTGATAACCCGGAATCCCGGTTTGCCGAGCTTGAGAGGAAGATCAGGAAAGCTGTTGCTCTTCGCGGATGTGAAGACGGAGAGAGAAGAACAGAAGACGAGGAGAGGGTGAGAGCCGAGAAGTACCAGATACTGGTGGATCGGGCAAGCCAGATGCTCTTTGTACATGATCTCTCCGGGGCATTCCTCGATGTCAATGAAAAATCGGTTCAGAACACCGGATACAGCCGGGAGGAACTCCTCTCGATGACCGTGTGGGATATTGACCCGGATACAGAGGAACATGAGTTCACAGAATGGCTCTGGAAGGAATCCAAACCCTACGAGGAGATGATCTTTGAGACACGGCACCAGCGGAAGGATGGATCTGTCTACCCGGCAGAAGTGCATGCAACAAAGGTGATTCTTCATGGGGAACCCTGCATCATGGCCCTTGCAACCGATATAACAGACCGCAAAGAGGCTGAAGCAGAACTCAGGGAGAACGAAAAGACGTTCCGCGGCATCATCGAAAACTTCCAGGACATCTACTATAGAACAGATCTCGAGGGGAGAGTCCGTATGGTGAGCCCCTCAGCCGCCCGGATCCTCGGATATGACTCAATAGAAGAGATAGTCGGCGTTCCTGCCTCGGATTTCTGGGTAAACCCCGATGAGCGGGACGAATTTATGAAGAGGATTACTGAAGAGGGGAGGGTGCATGATTATGAGGTTTTGTTCAGAAAGCGCGATGGAACAACCCTCCCAGCTTCTGTCTCCAGCAGCTGCTACTTTGATGATTCCGGTGCTTTTGCCGGAATTGAAGGAGTTGTCAGGGACATTTCCCAGAGAAAACATGCAGATGAAGCACTCAGGCAGTCAGAGGCAGAAAAAAGTGCAATCTTCCATGCACTTCCGGTGATGCTCACATATTATGATACTGATATGAAGGTGCTCTATGCAAACCAGGTATCAGGAGATTCGGTCGGGCAGAGGCCGGAGGAGATGGTTGGGAGGCACTGTTATGAGATCTGGCAGAATCGATCTGAGCCCTGCCCGGACTGTCCGGTGATCCGGTCCATGACCACCGGGATGGTGGAAGAAGGAGAAGTTGTGGTGCCGGATGGCAGGATCTTTTTGATCAGGGGGTGCCCTGTGTATGATGAGGAGGGGGAGATCAGCGGACTCATTGAGTTTGGCATGGATATTACCGAGCGGAGACGTGCAGAGTTTGATCTTGCGGCTGCACAGATGCGGCTGAAGGAGGCGCACCAGCTTGCAAATATCGGTGTCTGGGACTGGGTGGAGGCAACAGACAGTATGACCTGGTCTGAAGAGTTATATTCAATCGCCGGACGGGATCCGGCTCTCCCGGCACTGAACTACCAGGAGCATGAGCCACTCTACACCCCTGCCAGCTGGGCTCTTCTGAAGCCTGCGATTCACCGGACACTTGAGGCCGGGGAGCCCTTCAGTCTTGAGCTTGAGATGGTGCGTCCGGATGGCAGCATACGAAACGTGCATGCGCTCGGGCGCAGGAGCCATGATTTCAATGGCAGCTGCATCGGGCTTCACGGTGCAGTACAGGATATCACCAGACGGAAAGAGACTGAGGAAGCATTACAGATGGCAAACAACAAGCTCCGGATCCTCGCTGGTATCACCCGCCACGATATCCAGAACAAGCTTATGACGCTCCAGGGATACCTCGAACTTACAAGTCAACAGGCTGAAGATCTTGGAAAATCCGGATACCTGGCTGAGATAGACAGGGCAGCACGAGAGATACAGCGGCAGATTGAGTTCACCCGGACCTATGAGGAGCTTGGGATGCGGCAGCCGGTATGGCAGGCAGTGAGGGATCTCATCAGCACAGTCTCCGATTCGGGGATGCCTGTCGAGGTAGACTGCGTCGGTTACCAGGTGCTTGCCGATCCGATGATCGAGATGGTTTTTGCAAACCTGATGGCAAATACCATCCGGCATGCAGAGGGGGCGAGCAGGGTGACCATTTGGTGCGAGGAGCGGGATGGGAGGCTTGCGATCCTATGGGAAGATGACGGGCCGGGGATCCCGGATGATCAGAAAGAGCGAATATTTGAGCGGGGCGTTGGCAGAAACACAGGCTTTGGCCTCTTCCTCTCGCGTGAGATCCTCTCGATCACCGGGATTGCAATTGCCGAGTGCGGAGCGTATGGGACGGGGGCGGGGTTTGAGATACTGGTGCCAAAAACGGGATGGAAGAGACATTCTGGCAATACCTGA
- a CDS encoding AraC family transcriptional regulator codes for MKIILEPEIRDIEERTVAAVSFVGNYIGNPAVFERLFNTLFHFAGPRQLIQPETVFLSAYYDDPDTTPPEDLFVDVCMTIGPDVVIEADQNQGEAEGEGKRKGEGKGKGEFLQGDQDDLPGEIQGGVQKKQLPGGRFLVMRVELNGPEEYAPAWYQLVESAAEQNLELDLSRPGYEIYLNSPNDHPEKHHIVEISLGLK; via the coding sequence TTGAAGATCATACTTGAACCAGAGATCAGGGACATTGAAGAGAGAACTGTCGCAGCAGTCTCATTTGTCGGCAACTACATTGGAAATCCAGCCGTTTTTGAGCGGCTCTTCAACACGCTCTTTCACTTTGCAGGGCCGCGGCAGCTGATTCAGCCGGAGACGGTCTTTCTCTCTGCATACTATGATGATCCCGACACAACACCCCCTGAGGATCTGTTCGTCGATGTCTGCATGACCATTGGACCTGATGTGGTTATCGAAGCTGATCAGAATCAGGGAGAGGCAGAAGGAGAAGGAAAAAGAAAAGGAGAAGGAAAAGGAAAAGGAGAGTTCCTGCAGGGAGACCAGGACGATCTGCCCGGAGAGATACAGGGAGGAGTTCAGAAGAAGCAGCTTCCGGGGGGCAGGTTCCTCGTTATGCGTGTTGAGCTGAACGGGCCGGAGGAGTATGCTCCTGCATGGTACCAATTGGTGGAATCAGCAGCTGAACAGAACCTGGAGCTGGATCTCTCCCGGCCAGGCTATGAGATCTATCTCAACTCACCAAATGACCATCCGGAAAAGCACCATATCGTGGAGATCAGCCTCGGGCTGAAGTGA
- a CDS encoding transposase codes for MEDWAKEWLAKQRKMGKKCLEIKYIQGKPYVYYSTSTYNRETKKTKKISEYIGRLTQDRGLLVKGSTRPSQEAATTNTSIPRPRSAHEYGNAKLMVDEVQDLIPIVTEAFPDHWEEILALVFTRVSGYLPLKRVKPAWEKLDNLLDISPNCSPKNLSLTLRAIGDDIIGQDMVFKHLCQGNRHLIYDLSFIFSLSDNLSLAEWGRNHEEIALPQVNLALFCGLETGLPVMLRAIPGSVKDVKTLLPSMDELKLEDAILILDRGFVSEEVLQGIFERNCSAIVPQRRNSTYFETRIHLKEKFLYHKRLIRGGKREIGDRFLYLFEDKDLELEECKTLFKNVRKGNITEIEAKKQEKLAGRILFVSNVDKTPEEIYELYKTRDLVERFFDTLKNEVQADVLYLGDRSAVCGHLFVGFLCLYLYCKLQAVIKRAGLTSEYAPKDVLLIFSKVMRISYDGFEQITEVPKKVRELEKKLNLDLFPK; via the coding sequence ATGGAAGACTGGGCTAAAGAGTGGCTTGCAAAACAGCGCAAGATGGGAAAGAAGTGCCTTGAGATCAAGTATATCCAAGGGAAACCCTACGTCTATTACTCGACCAGTACATACAACAGGGAAACAAAGAAGACAAAGAAGATCTCGGAATATATCGGGCGACTTACTCAGGACAGAGGTCTTCTTGTCAAGGGTTCAACCCGCCCGTCTCAGGAGGCTGCTACCACGAATACATCCATTCCAAGACCGCGTTCTGCACATGAATATGGGAACGCAAAACTGATGGTTGACGAGGTTCAGGATCTTATTCCCATCGTCACTGAGGCATTCCCTGACCACTGGGAAGAGATTCTCGCCCTTGTCTTCACCCGTGTCTCCGGGTATCTGCCTTTGAAACGAGTCAAACCGGCATGGGAGAAACTGGATAATCTGCTGGATATCTCACCGAATTGTTCTCCCAAGAACCTTTCTCTCACACTCCGGGCTATCGGTGACGATATCATCGGACAGGATATGGTCTTCAAACATCTCTGCCAGGGAAACCGCCATCTCATCTATGATCTCTCGTTTATCTTCTCACTCTCAGATAATCTCTCTCTTGCCGAATGGGGACGCAACCACGAGGAGATTGCCCTGCCTCAGGTAAACCTGGCCCTGTTTTGCGGACTCGAAACTGGCCTCCCGGTGATGCTTCGAGCGATTCCCGGATCAGTGAAGGATGTCAAAACACTTCTCCCCTCAATGGATGAGTTGAAACTTGAGGATGCGATCCTCATCCTTGATCGGGGATTTGTCTCAGAGGAGGTGCTGCAAGGAATATTTGAGCGGAACTGCTCGGCGATCGTTCCACAACGACGAAATAGTACATATTTCGAGACGCGGATTCATTTGAAAGAGAAATTTTTGTACCATAAAAGATTGATTCGTGGCGGTAAAAGAGAGATTGGAGATAGGTTCCTTTATCTCTTTGAGGATAAGGACCTTGAGCTTGAAGAATGCAAAACACTCTTTAAAAACGTCAGGAAAGGGAATATTACCGAGATTGAAGCGAAGAAACAGGAGAAGCTGGCAGGACGCATTCTCTTTGTTTCGAATGTCGATAAAACGCCCGAGGAGATTTATGAACTCTACAAGACCCGTGATCTTGTTGAACGGTTCTTTGATACTCTGAAAAATGAAGTGCAGGCAGATGTGTTGTATCTTGGTGACCGGAGCGCAGTATGTGGGCACCTGTTTGTCGGGTTTCTCTGCCTGTATCTCTATTGCAAGCTTCAGGCAGTTATTAAGAGAGCCGGGTTGACATCCGAGTATGCTCCCAAAGATGTCCTACTGATCTTTTCTAAAGTGATGCGGATCTCCTATGATGGATTTGAACAGATCACTGAGGTGCCAAAGAAGGTTCGAGAGCTTGAGAAGAAGCTGAACCTCGATTTATTCCCTAAGTGA
- a CDS encoding elongation factor 1-beta produces the protein MGAVAVILKVMPESPDVDLEALKAAIREKIPGISDIRDEPIGFGLVALKVATVIEDEEGATETIEAKFLEVPGIDRAEIVDLSRMI, from the coding sequence ATGGGAGCAGTAGCAGTTATTCTGAAAGTGATGCCAGAGTCTCCGGATGTGGATCTTGAGGCATTGAAGGCAGCGATCCGCGAGAAGATACCAGGCATCTCTGATATCAGGGATGAGCCTATCGGCTTTGGGCTTGTCGCACTCAAGGTTGCAACCGTCATCGAGGATGAAGAGGGCGCAACAGAAACTATCGAGGCAAAGTTCCTTGAGGTTCCCGGAATCGACCGTGCAGAGATTGTTGATCTCAGCCGGATGATCTAA